AAGAATCCCATCCTGACAAATGAACCATGTGCTTTCATAATCTCAACAGATTTGGCAGAGCCAATGTAATGAAGTTCACATGTGTTCATCCACCAGACTCCAGACCCTCAGTTGCAAAATCAGGCTCTTCCTCCACACTATAACGTGGCACTGTTTTTCTGCTTGGCTTCTGTCCAAAGGCCAAAACCTGAGCATTAATGGCCACAGTTACATTTGCTTTCCACTTAGGAATACATAAGCTTTTTAACCTTTATCACTGAAAtagtgaaaaagaaagttaattGGGTTTGAGATTTTTTCTAACAGAATGAGTAGTTACCTAGGAAACATTTGCTGCCATTTCAAGGTGTCTAATTAAACCAGAGGTTCATTGCAAAGCAAATACTGTCATTCTTACAGAAcgggaaaaagaaggaagtttTCAGTAACACTTGTTAAGAGTCTTGAAATGTGGAAGGAAAGTTTCAGTAaattacagaataatttaattagagcttgattattttttcttgagaaTAATAAAAGAAGATGGAAGATTCTGTAACAGTCTGGGTATCTTGATTTGggtgaggggttttttttggcttttagaTACAGCTAGACAGCTAAAATGCTCCTACTGACTCCTTGCTTAAGCTTAGGACATCTCagactttttgttttctccagcaTTTCATTCATTTCACTCTGAAGATAAAGGTAGGAGACAGAGGAGTTTCCTGCCATGGCAACAGACACCAAGATTTAGGCTATCATTATTGACTCCAACTTTTTCTCTACATCACCACTTTTGAGGAACAAGGTTCACTCAATCATATGACTGAGGCAGCAGCCCAGTCATCAAAACTGAAAGCTCCATCCTATATCCAGATTCTCCCTCATTTCTCAATCTTTGTGTGCCCAaacagctcccacagctcccagctgggacaaactgggcagctggaggtgggccctgcctgctgtgctgtctGCCCACAGGTACACCCTGATCACAGTGGCGAAGCCCAGGTTCCAACGGAAGATGGGGACAGCAAGTCACTGACATCAGAGGGCCCACAGAGAGCTCACAAGTGACTTGCAGCACCACTGTAGCTTGAAATGTCAGCCCCATCCTGCTGGCATTCCATCTCTTTCAGCCTCAGCTTACCTTGGCTGGAAACATTCATGCAGAAATAAATCCCGTAGATCTGATACACGTACAGAGTTCCTGGTTTCATGAACATTGCTGCGTTCCGTTGTGTTTGCTTCCCACCTTTCGAGTGGGAAGCTTCATCTTCCCCACCCAGATAAGCTTCTGTTTCAACAATCCTGCCCCAGAGCTCTCTGCCATCAGGAAGTTTGCGAACTAAAATCTGAAAGAGAGGTCAGAGTGCATCAGTTACCAGCCCTCAGTACAAAATAACCACAGCAAGAGCTGTGGAAACAGAGAAGTTGGAAAGAAAGGACCTGATGGTATTAAATTCTCTCCAGTTAGCAGTTTATAAGCTAACACCAACTTTGCAGCTTCCACAGCCCAGTACAAGGAGTTCCCACCTGTCACTCACCCCACAAAATGCCTGGAGTGTGTAGATGAGGCAGTATGAAACAGAATCAATTTATGATCCTACATATGCTAAAGCCCATGGAGTTGCTTTTGTGgttattttctgtattctccACTCCAACCCATCAGGTTTAAGGCAAAAATCACTGCTAATATCAACCTTGAAGCATCATGAATGTATTATCTTTAGATCAGAAGAAATATGAGAGTGGCACAATTAAGTAACTGCTATGATTAGACAGTCTCCCTCCCTGGAGATGTTTCAAAGcagtcccaatcccaaatcACAGAGATAATCAGCTCTAGAGAGGGCATCAATgctatttcagtattttctgcaCCACAGAGAAAGGCAGTGCAGGAGAGATGGGAATTGGCTTCAGGCAGACAACAACAGATCTTTGTTATTACAGTGTGTTCTTGCTGCTGGTACCTccttaaataaaacaaagcagatgCAGGGGAAACAAAACATGACAGACAAaagattctttttaaaaataaaaaacacactAAACTTTGTATAAAGGAATTTGTGGTTTGACCTGATTTCTAAACTTTGTGCTTTATTTAATGTGTATGAAATACTGCAGCACAGTCTTGTTTGGGCACCAGCAATcagtttaattaaaacatttcaattaTGCAGCTGTTCAAAAATGaccttcagaaaacaaagcttAATTCCTAGCAGATGTTTGTGCTGGATTGCTAATGCAGATATTGATCTGATCCATAATggatgctccaggagctggtttccaaagctgcagctccagtATACCACAGTTTCCCTACAGCACTTGTCAAATTGTTGAAAATAATCtgtttatttatgtttatggaaaaaaaaaaagcagtggtgTTCAGCAagtgggctgggagcagcccaaAACCAGACCTATGTGGCCACATTTCTCCCTCAACATGATGAAATGCAATGGTAAGGTTATGGGTTTAAATGCATCCAGGAATTTCCCTGTCTTCAGACACACCAAATACtctgtttaataaaaaaattcaaaaatggTGATAATTCCCAACATAGTAAGCCATTTCATAAAGGTTATTTTTCTCACTGAGGATGTACCTTGATGTTATGGCAGTTCCCTCTGAAAGGCCATTCACTCAtgtatcttttttgtttccaagaaCTCAGGTATCATGAAGGTAAGCAAGATTAATATACCAGATTGCCTCCAAAATTTGGTAGAATGAAAGTAATGAAGGAAACACTAAATTACATTTATGAGATAATAGGCTGGATCATGGGAGACTGGGGGTtatactttaaagaaaatgtaaaattaaggTAGAAATCACATGGTTTGGAATACAAGGCCTGAATaggaaaaatacataattaGGACTCAAAAATCATCTGCCAGAGTAACTGAATGCATGAGGGTGATGGAGCCATTAAGACAACAAAAATGTATCAGTAATGGGAGACTTCAGGCATCCTCAGACAGACCAGGACATGTGCAATGTTTGCTTAGACACCATCAAATGTTGTGCGGAGCGAGGAATCAGGAACATCATGAGAAAAGACTCAGTTCTCAGATCTGGAGCAAAATACAAAGTCTTTTCCAAAGACTTACTCCTGAAAAACAACTCGGTATCATGACCGTGAAGGATAAAGTTCAGAGTCTTTTCACAAGCATTAAAGTCCAAGAATAATCTACCAGAGCTCTGCCTACCAGCAAAAAGAGGAAACTACGTAAAGTGAGGGAGCTTGTTGGGAAGAACTTCAGAGGCAGCCAAAGGTTAAGGTCTGAAAGGCAAGCCTCTAGCAGGATGTCTGCAAAGATAGCAACACGTGGAGTATCACAAAGAGGTGAAGGCAGACCAGAAAGAAACCCAGCAGGGCTAAAAGGCAGAGCAAAGGCGTCACTTACAAGCAAGATATCcttagaaaataagaaaaggctGGATGCAGCAAAACAGGCCAAAACCAACAGTTTGTGGAACAAATTCCTTAAGTTATCTAAAGCCATGAGAACCCAGAGAGTCTGCTCACCCTGCAGACAATAAAGGTATAAAAAAGACTCAGAGAAGATAAGACCATAGCAGTGAAACTGAACACACATTTTGCAGTTGAGTTTAGAAGGTCCTAGACTGGAACTTTTTATAGGGCAAACACTAAGGGAACTCCCTCCCCTGGAAACAGCCAGAGAGTTTTTTGAAGGACTCACTAAGCAGAAGAGTCATCTCCCCCACTCTGATTTCCAAAGGCTTTCAGCAAGGTCCAAAGACTCCTCAAAGTTTATGCAATGGGCTAAGGAAGCAGTCCTTGCATGAGCAGGTCATGACTTGGAAACTCAGAAACAAAAGATAGGAATAGCAATATCTGGAGTGAAGAAAGCTTAATTGTGGGACTGTGCAATCCTTAGCATAACAAGACAGTAAAATGGAGGCAAAGAAGATGTTGCTGACTGCAGAGCATTGCTTTCCACTGGGCTaagcaagaaacaaaaacaagtgAAAGCAATTGCTGAAAGGAAGATAATGGGCCTGAAACAGCCTTCAAACCACAAGCAGCTAAGCACATTTTACTAAAtagaaaaaagggaggaaaactccaccaaaaaatcccaattaaaaatgtgacagactaaatctgaaaaattactCCTCTGACTTCATCTAGAATAGATTCTGCTACTGGTCTTTAAATTCCACTGCACTTAGCAAAAGAAGGAATGTGAGCTGTATTCCTAAAATAGCCAAGCCCGGGAGtcaaatggcaaaaaaagaatTTCATCCTTTTACACAAAGTTATTAGCTAGCACATAATCCAGTACAAGAATGTCATTGCTCATGTCTTACCTGCCCCAGAAAAGACTTGGCCAGACTAACACAGGGCTGGTTGAAAAAATCTTCTTGTAGCtgaggagaattttttttctctattgcaaaatatttgctgctttttggagAAGGATCTGCTCCAGGTGTAGTGTTCAGCTGCTCCACGGCATTGATCTGAGGGAAGCTGCTGGTGTTTTGAAGAGTACTTAATTGAGCcaacagctttctttttcttggcatAGTTCTAGAAAATTGATATAAGTATCATTAGGATTATAAAGCTTATTTAAAAACAACTCACTTCCACAAACTTCTGCTTTTACACATCTCTGTACAACAATGAATCTGAAAGCTACGACTACATGGACAACCTAtgcaaactgcagcagcaggtgacaGATTTAGCTGTGTTTGCACCAGGCTGGGCAAATATTGGGCTCTACTGAtgagcaaacagaaaacagcagtttgAGTATTCATCTTTTAAGGACTGCGGATAAAAGCAACTCTGCTCCACTAAGCATTGAAAATAAGTTTGCTGTTAGGCTAGAAAATTCagaaa
The genomic region above belongs to Vidua chalybeata isolate OUT-0048 chromosome 16, bVidCha1 merged haplotype, whole genome shotgun sequence and contains:
- the MPG gene encoding DNA-3-methyladenine glycosylase, translating into MPRKRKLLAQLSTLQNTSSFPQINAVEQLNTTPGADPSPKSSKYFAIEKKNSPQLQEDFFNQPCVSLAKSFLGQILVRKLPDGRELWGRIVETEAYLGGEDEASHSKGGKQTQRNAAMFMKPGTLYVYQIYGIYFCMNVSSQGEGAAVLLRSLEPLQGLDAMRELRRASRKAPTRLLKDWQLCNGPSKLCQAFGIDKAFDQRDLTQDAAIWMVPGQDLPGEQDVVATTRIGIGNRGEWAQKPLRFYLRGNRFVSVVDKKIEREMAARGHSPGS